From the genome of Plasmodium malariae genome assembly, chromosome: 9, one region includes:
- the PmUG01_09037300 gene encoding conserved Plasmodium protein, unknown function, whose translation MHIIQEKLCKIKKLLELQRFQKDESRENLIKLLRELYLIYMFYDTEDTNSENHTNNGEKILMINLIKLIEKKTAKLFSCYPNIWKGHNSSFFFYILSTQYEDRNLNTNFFAVLKYSENVYTNIYISSLLFSSDHFLIKKKTLKFIFYKYVLYNGNKNVPTQIDNNEKKEEKEDILNKKANFANFLTGENDYINMSEQMSCFFFSVIAHLIKQDYIALLKKRKKENDEVWLKRTKKQMEKGKGNTKTNYINKMIHYVVSKNIFDSHFNHLEGTIFSENIKLNEKNNTCKNNSSDDEEYDKKNKKLRTIKKENMYYNTEKDTILCCEIRNYYDENFLKSIFLYVKNLFEEYEKLLTQESYETKINKNYISCFLTQCVTILFNICCLNSDLINNSYDLIRNIKRKLPNYMNTSIVVSIAEFILFFSSEEQFVNVSNYLFIFISKEYKNYLTAITFFDFIRKNINILNKRKFFFKKYCFVILKIYFYHYRIFNNDLIYFLPHLIYENNYKDVFSFLLHAPLLLDNENVERAVGANLFKKTNKILQLHNGFKEPCEEGKEKVLVLELDNLQFIREAKCKRKVMDIVQNMHKYFKIYFEAILSSEQEWIIEITKVILHKLRCSYILEMLNRESIKEILKSLNDIINSNSRILLILKNEFINLLRNESNYYFLINTKVLEMLAQNIKHMNINYVKIEDYYITLNSLFSNENFNQLKFWVSLIHAFTNIALYCHDLSNNILNTYKNFISQNNVTLIIKHAVIENINIIKNVAYAKNVS comes from the exons atgcatataatacAAGAAAAACTGtgtaagataaaaaaattactagaATTGCAGAGATTTCAAAAAGATGAATCAAgagaaaatttaattaaattgcTTAgggaattatatttaatctACATGTTTTATGATACTGAAGATACga ATAGCGAAAATCATACGAACAATggagaaaaaattttaatgataaatttaataaaattaattgaaaAGAAAACGGCTAAACTCTTTTCTTGCTATCCAAACATATGGAAAGGACAtaactcttctttttttttttatatattatcaacTCAATATGAGGATAGAAATTTAAATACCAACTTTTTTGcagttttaaaatattcggaaaatgtgtatacaaatatatacatatcttCATTACTATTTAGTTCTGACCATTTTTTAATCAAGAAAAAaactttaaaatttattttttacaagtatgttttatataatggaaataaaaatgtacccACACAAATTGATAACAATgagaaaaaggaagaaaaagaggatatacttaataaaaaagcGAATTTTGCTAACTTCTTAACGGGAGAAAATgactatataaatatgtcaGAACAAATGAGTTGCTTCTTCTTTTCCGTAATAGCTCATTTGATTAAGCAAGACTACATTGCGCTTCTCAAAAAAag gAAAAAAGAGAATGATGAAGTTTGGCTAAAGcgaacaaaaaaacaaatggaGAAAGGAAAAGGGAACACAAAAACTAATTACATCAATAAAATGATTCATTATGTAgttagtaaaaatattttcgaTAGTCACTTTAATCATTTAGAGGGTACTATATTtagtgaaaatataaaattaaatgaaaagaataatacATGTAAAAACAATTCTTCAGATGACGAagaatatgataaaaaaaataaaaaattaagaaccataaaaaaagaaaatatgtattataatacaGAAAAAGATACAATTCTATGCTGTgaaataagaaattattatgatGAAAACTTtctaaaaagtatatttttatatgtaaaaaatttgtttgaagagtatgaaaaattattaacacaAGAGAGTTACGAAACTAAGATAAATAAGAATTACATTTCTTGCTTCCTAACCCAATGTGTAACAATTTTGTTTAACATATGTTGTCTTAACTcagatttaataaataattcgtATGATTTAAtcagaaatataaaaaggaaattaccaaattatatgaatactTCTATTGTTGTTTCAATAGCtgagtttatattattcttttcttcCGAAGAACAATTTGTTAACGtatcaaattatttatttatatttatctcaaaagaatacaaaaattatttaacagccataactttttttgattttatcaggaaaaatattaacatacttaataagagaaaatttttttttaaaaaatattgttttgtaattttgaaaatatatttttaccattacagaatatttaataatgacttaatttattttttgccacatttaatatatgaaaataattataaggatgtgttttcttttcttttgcATGCTCCCCTTTTATTAGATAACGAAAATGTG GAGAGAGCCGTAGGTGCGAATCTATTCaaaaaaacgaataaaatattacaactGCATAACGGATTCAAGGAGCCATGTGAAGAAG GTAAGGAAAAAGTATTAGTTCTGGAATTAGACAATCTTCAATTTATCAG GGAAGCAAAATGTAAAAGAAAAGTCATGGATATAGTGCAAAAcatgcataaatattttaagattTATTTTGAGGCTATTTTATCAAGCGAACAAGAATGGATAATTGAAATAACAAAAGtgatattacataaattaagatgttcatatattcttGAAATGTTAAATAGGGAAagtataaaagaaatattaaaaagtttaaatgatataattaatagTAATTCAAGAATACtgttaattttgaaaaatgaatttataaatttgttaaGAAATGaatcaaattattattttttaataaatacaaaagtaCTGGAAATGTTAGCACAAAATATTAAGCATATGaatattaattatgttaAAATTGAAGATTATTACATAACATtgaattctttattttcaaatgaaaattttaatcaaTTAAAATTTTGGGTATCTTTAATTCATGCTTTTACAAACATAGCGTTATATTGCCACGATCTGTCTAATAACATtctaaatacatataaaaatttcatttctcAAAATAATGTTAccttaataataaaacatgctgtgattgaaaatattaatattataaaaaacgtAGCATATGCTAAAAATGTAAGTTAA
- the PmUG01_09037400 gene encoding cochaperone prefoldin complex subunit, putative, whose protein sequence is MACDLEKIEDSEREKPNVVIQLNTLRLDELISLTLKLEEEWKLIKKNYAILEGAILTYDKCKNYVEQLNPSKYEAKNFNAFMNELERSDLIKLCKKDQNDDKSIIKDKEESNQKENIEHLDNLIEKIEINKKEEGKDKQKQPLDVHIPLTSLVYIPGKIMDTENFLVRMGTNYFVQRNSAQTIEYFNNKIKKLNVQIKKLKVTIIEKKNEIDLCKNYIQIKRQQQMNALNTNTLQATSRNVNT, encoded by the exons ATGGCGTGCGATTTAGAGAAAATTGAAGACAGTGAAAGAGAAAAACCAAACGTTGTGATTCAGTTAAATACATTGAGACTCGATGAACTAATATCGTTAACTTTAAAACTAGAGGAG GAGTGGaaactaataaaaaagaattatgcTATATTAGAAGGAGCTATATTAACGTACGATAAGTGCAAAAATTATGTAGAACAATTAAACCCATCTAAATACGAAGCCAAGAATTTTAATGCATTTATGAATGAGTTAGAACGTTcagatttaattaaattatgtaaaaaagatCAGAATGATGATAAAAGTATcataaaagataaagaagaatcaaatcaaaaagaaaacattGAACATTTGGATAATTTAATTGAAAAGattgaaattaataaaaaggagGAGGGAAAAGACAAACAGAAACAACCCCTAGATGTACACATACCCTTGACATCGTTGGTCTACATACCCG gaaaaatCATGGACACGGAAAACTTTCTCGTACGTATGGGCACAAATTATTTTGTCCAAAGGAATTCGGCACAAACcattgaatattttaataataaaattaaaaaattaaatgtacagataaaaaaattaaaagttaccataatagagaaaaaaaatgaaatagatTTATGTAAGAATTACATTCAAATTAAAAGACAACAACAAATGAATGCCTTAAATACAAACACGCTACAAGCCACTTCACGTAATGTTAACacgtga
- the MBF1 gene encoding multiprotein bridging factor type 1, putative, translated as MSMDHQDLKPVIWHKTEKKPKPKNIQEARKLGIDVEVEKKYFGGKNKSCKGNLIIENKAKIEQETENFKIDRVTPVFSRALQQARINKKLTQAQLARLVNESESVIKEYENGKAIPNNVIIQKLNRVLGVNLPSPKKK; from the coding sequence atgtcaATGGATCATCAAGACCTTAAGCCGGTAATATGGCATAAAACCGAAAAAAAGCCGAaaccaaaaaatattcaagaGGCTAGAAAATTAGGTATAGATGTAGAAgtagaaaagaaatattttggcggtaaaaataaatcatgtAAAGgtaatttaataatagaaaataaagcGAAAATTGAACAAGAGACAgagaattttaaaattgataGAGTTACTCCTGTTTTTTCAAGAGCTTTACAACAAGctagaataaataaaaaattaacacaaGCTCAGTTAGCTCGACTCGTTAATGAAAGTGAATCggttataaaagaatatgaaaATGGAAAAGCAATACCAAATAATGTCATTATTCAAAAGTTGAACAGAGTTTTAGGCGTGAATCTCCCATCgccaaaaaagaaataa
- the PmUG01_09037600 gene encoding ATP-dependent 6-phosphofructokinase, putative encodes MDIENAKKHLSELQEERRKHKIALPLALKNKTIIEQMENNISGKCEKDVLKNHFPNTINKPIIKLYGENTCLNYFKGKKLYDTCSTEISDDISRSYYTENSLLKEMMKVYSEDVILNIGILFTGLQAPGGHNIICGVLDCLRKKNKKNVLYGFLNGFKGVQNYDFMELKNEYISMFRNSGGFDMIKSSKLNILNEKDKKKLFKICRHLNLNGLIIVGAVNSNRQAAILAEYFENIYNQANEKIKIKTKKYHKMRAKKLYEGEIKVEQENGIVRGMLYGKGNSKEVHAEGAKRGYCHENGEHEDGNGDRNGNRNGNRNINEAENGNDYANDYANEHANEHANERANDYANDYANEHANEQANEHANEHEECQLYDATYEILSDLSDEEVKKKYPRKMKNKLNKTAIVSAPKTVHNEMRNEFIECSLGFDTTVYTYCQYISYLISHIQTYLKGYHFIRIIGNHSSHIALECFLQTKVNIVLVSEEIKKKKLRLKDIINFIADTIETRCTKYHKKYGIIIIPEGLLRKIPEFKAMVSSIGQTKEKIATSDRVTKEEPTVEGNFEEKHVKDEMTMLSKLKAQLSSHLDREEYSLFHSLPLSFQNQLLEEICSENFQYFRTNVEELLLQMVKEKTDKRKIDDLVYIPHSYGNEVTCSLPTNFDCAYSYILGFSCVHIIENKYNGYMCIIKNLKHLLSNVNDIEIIGVPICSLMRIKNKTKDRQGEDGSNAIDNDTQKNAKGDLVKDCPQNLVKDFEFFLKREKVNLKSNYYSKYKTCRSIYLYEDRYRALSGIQYQHNVSVQSDESSLGSPKKLTKFFAEDYVDIISKDSEIYNRVNFTISGLKDEYMGIREDYTGTVKLNGVTSGKAFSDENVGRVRYKISKTDERMGERMDERMDERMDERMDERMDERMDERMDERMDERMDERMDERMDERMDERMDERMDERMDKRMDKRMDERMDKQMDERMDERMDERNNGCKNEGKWVNPSGNQIKCNYYKREEMLSEIEKALTKSVINFNTILIRHNTGIRYMDNNFESKFNYNSFLHINKIKDFYVVHDNTFGLKKNGRVSSSCYYKNTGVVLLSHCTPGANNILVGLHQRLSMNNLKLFGYVRGIRGLLKNETCIINDNNLKNCINIGGFPLLGVQVDYHKKCEDTTLYIPDLVKEECVNKIIENCKENYITNLVFIGDEKVISVMNILNDIFINRKVNIKIISVPISLYNSFDKNLVECSIGYHSMVRNVSDTISNLQSCCLNINKFYYLIKVPTNISSSLILSIQLETHCNVCYIGECLTNQLINLHTIIEHISIIIIERINRMKYYGVILFSSNLIYCINDFYELCIDIDENVKSEEELAKIINDAEPPRRLEKVLKKENVELLKTCTRSVKEKLLRKEKRENEDIDSNFEVMLINGIKKYIYELMKKFKGKNELYCYKKHMNTVTSQITAKNIKVYSDIDYLLHFKTIIKNIDREMNCYFPTHFDNSLAFSHGLLAGIAVENDLVNYVTSIRHLNLNKKYWSSSLYPGLYFINNNNNGGPYREYPYVAPVPISVKSSQMATIKHNANTWAYSDSYIYVGPVQYGVNSDSLGCSSYIF; translated from the exons ATGGATATTGAGAACGCCAAAAAACACTTGAGTGAACTGCAAGAAGAAAGAAGGAAACATAAAATCGCTCTACCACTTGCTCTGAAAAATAAGACTATAATTGAACAGatggaaaataatataagtgGAAAATGTGAAAAGGATGTTTTGAAGAACCATTTTCCTAATACTATAAATAAACCAATAATCAAATTGTATGGAGAAAATACttgtttaaattattttaaaggaaaaaaattatatgatacATGTTCAACCGAAATATCAGATGACATATCAAGAAGCTATTATACTGAAAATTCTCTTCTTAAAGAAATGATGAAAGTTTACAGTGAAGATGTTATTCTAAATATAGGAATATTGTTCACAGGTTTACAAGCACCAGGTGgtcataatattatttgtgGTGTGTTAGATTGtttaagaaagaaaaataaaaaaaatgtattatatggTTTTTTAAATGGTTTTAAAGGAGTACAAAATTATGATTTCatggaattaaaaaatgagtaCATAAGTATGTTCAGAAATAGTGGTGGTTTCGACATGATAAAAAGtagtaaattaaatattttgaacgaaaaggacaaaaaaaaattatttaaaatttgtagACACTTAAATTTGAACGGTTTAATAATTGTTGGAGCGGTTAATAGTAATAGACAAGCAGCCATACTAGCAGagtattttgaaaatatttacaacCAAGCTAATGAAAAGATTAAAATtaagacaaaaaaatatcataagaTGAGAGCAAAAAAGTTATATGAAGGGGAAATAAAGGTAGAGCAGGAAAATGGAATAGTTCGTGGTATGCTTTATGGAAAAGGAAATAGCAAAGAAGTTCACGCAGAAGGCGCAAAAAGAGGATACTGCCATGAAAATGGTGAGCATGAGGATGGAAATGGAGATAGAAATGGAAATAGAAATggaaatagaaatataaatgaagcTGAAAATGGAAACGACTATGCAAACGACTATGCAAACGAACATGCAAACGAACATGCAAATGAACGTGCAAACGACTATGCAAACGACTATGCAAACGAACATGCAAACGAACAAGCAAATGAACATGCAAATGAACATGAAGAGTGTCAATTATACGATGCTACATACGAAATTTTGAGTGACTTAAGTGATgaagaagtaaaaaagaaatatcctcgaaaaatgaaaaataaattgaacaAAACTGCAATAGTAAGTGCCCCCAAAACAGTACATAACGAAATGAGAAATGAATTTATTGAATGCTCCTTAGGTTTTGACACTACTGTGTATACATACTGTCAGTATATTAGTTATTTAATATcacacatacaaacatacttGAAGGGGTATCACTTTATTAGGATAATTGGAAATCATTCTAGTCATATTGCCTTAGAATGCTTCCTACAAACTAAGGTAAATATTGTTCTAGTAAGCgaggaaattaaaaaaaaaaaattaaggctaaaagatattattaattttattgctGACACTATTGAGACTAGGTGCACGAAgtaccataaaaaatatggcaTTATAATTATACCTGAAGGGTTACTTAGAAAAATTCCTGAGTTTAAAGCGATGGTTAGTTCTATTGGACAAACGAAAGAGAAAATTGCTACAAGTGATAGAGTTACTAAGGAGGAGCCTACTGTGGAGGGGAATTTCGAAGAAAAGCATGTTAAGGACGAAATGACCATGCTCAGTAAACTCAAAGCTCAACTAAGTAGTCACTTGGATAGAGAAGAATACTCCCTCTTTCACTCTTTACCTTTATCTTTTCAAAATCAGCTCTTGGAAGAAATTTGTTCGGAAAATTTTCAA TATTTCCGCACGAACGTGGAAGAGCTGCTTCTTCAAATGGTGAAGGAAAAAACAGACAAGAGAAAAATAGACGATTTAGTATATATACCTCATTCTTACGGGAACGAAGTTACTTGCTCTTTGCCAACAAACTTCGACTGTGCTTACAGTTATATCCTAGGATTCAGTTGTGTGcatataatagaaaataaatataacggATATATGTGCATCATCAAGAATTTGAAACATCTACTGTCAAATGTAAATGATATAGAGATTATAGGAGTACCCATCTGTAGCTTaatgagaataaaaaataaaactaaggATAGGCAAGGAGAAGATGGCTCAAATGCTATCGATAATGATACACAGAAAAATGCTAAGGGGGACCTCGTAAAAGACTGCCCGCAAAACCTAGTAAAAGactttgaattttttttgaaaagggAAAAAGTGAACCTAAAGAGCAACTACTACTCTAAATACAAAACATGCCGCTCCATCTACTTGTATGAGGACAGGTACAGAGCACTTAGCGGGATACAATATCAGCACAATGTGTCTGTTCAAAGTGATGAAAGCTCTTTAGGGTCTCCTAAAAAATTAACCAAATTTTTTGCTGAGGATTATGTAGACATCATTTCAAAGGATAGCGAAATATACAACAGGGTGAATTTCACTATCTCTGGACTGAAGGACGAGTACATGGGTATTCGGGAAGATTACACAGGGACTGTCAAACTGAATGGAGTAACGAGCGGTAAAGCATTTAGCGATGAGAATGTGGGAAGAGTGCGGTACAAAATTTCCAAAACGGACGAACGAATGGGCGAGCGAATGGATGAGCGAATGGACGAGCGAATGGACGAGCGAATGGACGAGCGAATGGACGAGCGAATGGACGAGCGAATGGACGAGCGAATGGACGAGCGAATGGACGAGCGAATGGACGAGCGAATGGACGAGCGAATGGACGAGCGAATGGACGAACGAATGGACGAACGAATGGACAAACGAATGGACAAACGAATGGACGAACGAATGGACAAACAAATGGACGAACGAATGGACGAGCGAATGGACGAACGAAACAATGGATGCAAAAATGAAGGAAAATGGGTAAACCCAAGTGGGAACCAAATCAAGTGCAATTATTACAAGAGGGAAGAGATGTTATCAGAAATTGAAAAAGCCTTAACAAAGTcagtaataaattttaacacAATTTTGATTAGACACAATACAGGAATTAGATATATGGACAACAATTTCGAAAGTAAATTCAATTATAATTCATTccttcatataaataaaataaaagactTTTATGTAGTACATGACAACACGTTTGGTTTGAAGAAAAATGGTAGAGTGAGCTCTTCCTGTTATTATAAGAACACAGGGGTTGTGTTACTTTCTCATTGTACTCCTGGtgcaaataatatattagtgGGATTACACCAACGATTGTctatgaataatttaaaattgttCGGGTATGTAAGAGGTATAAGAGGACtactaaaaaatgaaacttGTATAATTAACGacaataatttaaagaaTTGCATAAATATAGGTGGTTTTCCACTACTAGGTGTACAGGTAGATTATCATAAAAAGTGTGAAGATACAACACTGTACATTCCCGATTTAGTGAAAGAAGAATgcgtaaataaaataattgaaaactgtaaagaaaattatataaccaATTTAGTTTTTATAGGAGATGAAAAGGTTATATCAGTTATGAATATacttaatgatatatttataaatagaaaagttaatataaaaattatatctgTTCCTATTTCTCTATATAATAGTTTTGATAAAAACTTAGTGGAGTGTAGTATTGGTTATCACTCTATGGTTCGAAATGTTAGTGATACTATAAGTAATTTACAGAGTTgttgtttaaatataaataaattttattatttaataaaggtCCCTACTAATATTTCTTCTTCTCTCATATTGTCTATTCAATTAGAAACACATTGTAATGTATGTTATATCGGTGAATGCTTGACTAACCAACTTATCAACCTACATACAATCATTGAACATATCTCGATAATTATTATAGAACGTATTAATAGGATGAAATACTATGGTGTTATTCTATTTAGCTCCAATTTGATATACTGTATCAACGACTTCTATGAATTGTGCATAGATATAGACGAAAACGTAAAAAGTGAAGAGGAACTAGCTAAAATTATCAATGACGCTGAGCCTCCACGAAg ATTGGAAAAAGTTCTAAAGAAGGAGAATGTCGAATTGCTAAAAACATGCACACGTTCAGTTAAGGAAAAGTTactaagaaaagaaaaaagggaaaatgaAGACATCGATTCAAACTTCGAGGTAATGTTaataaatggaataaaaaaatatatatatgaattaatgaAGAAATTCAAGGGTAAGAACGAACTGTACtgttataaaaaacatatgaatACTGTAACTAGCCAAATAACAgcaaaaaacataaaagtatatagTGATATAGATTACTTACTACATTTCAAAactataattaaaaacataGACAGAGAAATGAACTGTTACTTCCCCACACATTTTGATAACTCTTTAGCCTTTTCTCATGGCCTACTGGCTGGTATTGCTGTTGAAAATGATCTAGTTAATTATGTAACCTCTATAAgacatttaaatttaaataaaaaatattggaGCAGTTCTCTATACCCCGGATTATactttataaataacaaCAACAATGGGGGTCCCTACCGTGAG taccCCTATGTTGCACCGGTTCCAATATCAGTGAAGTCCAGCCAAATGGCTACCATCAAGCATAATGCAAATACG TGGGCATACAGTGACAGTTACATTTACGTCGGGCCCGTTCAATACGGTGTAAACTCAGATAGTCTTGGATGCTCTtcgtacattttttaa
- the PmUG01_09037700 gene encoding geranylgeranyl pyrophosphate synthase, producing MEKEVNNEEVDGGLAFFRSMYDKYRDAFISHINEYILEDHIKEHISKYYKLLFDYNCLGGKNIRGILVILIYEYVKNRDINSSEWEKAACLAWCIEILQASFLVADDIMDKGETRRNKYCWYLLKEVETKNAVNDVLLLYNAIYKLIELYLRNESCYVDIIASFRDATLKTIIGQHLDANIFSEKYSDISRNIDVNNINVSEQSLININMINFKVYQNIVIHKTAYYSFFLPIVCGMQLAGISLDNLIYKKVENISVLMGEYFQIHDDFMDYFGDEEKTGKVGSDIQNNKLTWPLIKTFELCSESDKIKIIKNYGKNNRECVKVIDSMYEQYDIKYHYSEYEKEQKEKIQKAICELQHEGIEYVLKYLLDILFTGA from the exons ATGGAAAAGGAGGTAAATAACGAAGAAGTGGATGGAGGATTAGCCTTTTTTAGAAGT aTGTATGACAAATACAGGGATGCTTTCATAAGCCATATTAACGAATACATACTAGAAGATCACATAAAGGAACacatttcaaaatattacaaaCTTTTATTTGATTACAACTGCTTAG ggggaaaaaatataagaggCATTTtggttattttaatttatgaatatgtaaaaaataggGACATTAACAGTTCAGAGTGGGAGAAGGCTGCTTGTTTAG CCTGGTGCATAGAAATTTTACAGGCGTCGTTCCTAGTGGCCGATGACATAATGGACAAAGGAGAAACGAGGAGAAACAAATATTGTTG GTATCTATTGAAAGAAGTTGAAACGAAAAACGCCGTGAATGACGTTCTCCTTTTGTATAATGCCATTTACAA GTTAATTGAGCTGTATTTGCGAAACGAAAGCTGCTACGTTGACATTATAGCCTCCTTCAGAGACGCTACTTTAAAAACTATTATTGGCCAACACCTAGATGCGAATATATTTTCTGAAAAATACTCAGACATAAGTAGAAATATTGACGTTAACAATATTAATGTTTCAGAACAGTcacttattaatattaatatgatCAATTTTAAAGTTTATCAAAATATAGTTATTCATAAAACTGCATattattctttctttttaccTATTGTGTGTG GTATGCAGCTAGCTGGAATATCTCTAGATAACTTAATTTACAAAAAGGTTGAGAATATATCTGTTTTGATGGGCGAGTATTTTCAA ATTCATGACGATTTTATGGATTATTTTGGAGACGAGGAAAAAACGGGGAAAGTTGGATCGGacatacaaaataataaattaaccTGGCCACTAATAAAA ACTTTTGAGCTATGTTCCGAATCagacaaaattaaaataataaaaaattacggGAAAAATAATAGAGAGTGTGTTAAAGTTATTGATAGTATGTATGAGCAATATGACATAAAATACCATTACAGTGAGTATGAGAAGGagcaaaaggaaaaaatacaaaa GGCTATATGCGAGTTGCAACACGAAG GTATTGAATAtgtgttaaaatatttgctGGACATTTTATTTACTGGTGCGTAG